In the genome of Heterodontus francisci isolate sHetFra1 chromosome 15, sHetFra1.hap1, whole genome shotgun sequence, one region contains:
- the LOC137377496 gene encoding high mobility group protein B3-like: MAKRDPKKPRGKMSSYAYFVQTCREEHKKKSPDIPVNFSEFSKRCSERWKTMSSKEKGKFEELAKVDKARYDREMKNYVPAKGSKKKKKDPNAPKRPPSGFFLFCSEHRPKIKAVSPGLSIGDVAKKLGELWNACSEEEKKPFNSKAYKLKEKYDKDVADYRAKGKMDSAKKPPAKKEAYCDDDDDDEEDEEEEEEEDDEDDD, encoded by the exons ATGGCAAAACGTGACCCTAAGAAGCCGAGAGGCAAAATGTCCTCTTATGCCTACTTTGTTCAGACTTGCCGTGAAGAACACAAGAAGAAAAGCCCTGATATTCCTGTTAACTTCTCAGAATTCTCTAAAAGGTGCTCTGAAAGATGGAAG ACTATGTCTAGCAAAGAGAAAGGCAAATTTGAAGAACTGGCTAAAGTAGATAAAGCACGTTATGACCGAGAAATGAAAAATTACGTGCCAGCCAAAGGtagcaagaagaagaagaaggacccCAATGCACCAAAAAGGCCTCC ATCTGGATTCTTTTTGTTTTGCTCGGAACATCGACCAAAAATCAAAGCTGTGAGTCCTGGCTTATCTATTGGTGATGTTGCCAAGAAGCTTGGTGAGCTGTGGAATGCTTGTAGTGAAGAGGAGAAGAAGCCATTCAATAGCAAGGCTTATAAACTGAAGGAGAAATATGATAAG GATGTTGCTGATTACCGTGCCAAAGGCAAGATGGATAGTGCAAAGAAGCCCCCTgccaagaaggaggcatattgTGACGATGACgatgatgatgaggaagatgaggaggaggaagaggaagaggatgatgaagatgatgattaa